A single genomic interval of candidate division WOR-3 bacterium harbors:
- a CDS encoding 3-oxoacid CoA-transferase, which produces MARYNETEFLICLAASLMEDGATAFIGTGIPMLAAALAKKTHAPNLVAVFEFGGTGASLERLPLAVGESRTFHKAVAASGICDIMETAQRGFIEYGFLGAAQIDMYGNLNTTIIGPYWPPKVRLPGSGGANDVGSHCWKNIIIVRQHDTRRFVPKVDFLTTPGYLTGPGAREKAGLPPNTGPYRVVTSLALLDFEPESKRMRLIGLNPNVTVEQVKQNTGFELLVADHLITNPEPTDEQLRILREEVDPDHYYI; this is translated from the coding sequence ATGGCGAGATACAATGAAACTGAATTTCTCATCTGCCTCGCTGCCAGCCTGATGGAAGACGGTGCAACCGCCTTTATCGGTACCGGGATACCGATGCTTGCTGCCGCTCTGGCAAAAAAGACGCACGCCCCGAACTTAGTGGCGGTATTTGAGTTCGGCGGAACCGGCGCCTCACTGGAACGACTCCCCCTTGCGGTTGGTGAATCACGAACCTTTCACAAAGCGGTTGCTGCCTCAGGCATTTGTGACATTATGGAAACTGCCCAACGCGGTTTTATTGAATACGGCTTTCTCGGTGCGGCGCAGATTGATATGTATGGAAATCTGAATACCACAATAATCGGTCCCTACTGGCCACCAAAGGTACGCCTTCCTGGTTCAGGTGGTGCTAACGATGTCGGCTCCCATTGCTGGAAAAATATCATCATTGTTCGTCAACATGACACCCGGCGTTTCGTTCCGAAAGTTGATTTTCTAACTACTCCGGGATATCTTACCGGTCCGGGGGCACGGGAAAAAGCCGGATTGCCACCGAATACCGGACCCTATCGCGTCGTGACCAGCCTTGCCCTTCTTGACTTTGAGCCGGAGTCCAAACGCATGCGCCTGATTGGACTGAACCCGAATGTTACTGTCGAGCAGGTAAAACAAAATACCGGCTTTGAACTGCTCGTTGCCGACCATCTTATCACCAATCCCGAACCTACCGACGAACAGTTACGGATTCTGCGGGAAGAAGTTGACCCGGACCATTATTATATTTAA
- a CDS encoding CoA transferase subunit A, with the protein MNILESGIGELFQPPDPDGFREWVHKHKNTRMVSKVMSEQEAIARLVKDGDYIGTELYGTVRGPMSLIRELVRQGKKHLRVAGQGIHEIDLLLAADMVDALDITYIGWEVYGISHILRRAVESGRVKTTEWSNAAISWRFKAAAMGVPFIPVRSMLGTDTLKYSAAKVVEDPWTGKPICLLPALYLDVGFIHVHQADEFGNCRIEGISGFAFELARASKTLIVSTEEIVPTEEIRRYPERTILPYYLVDAVVLAKYGSHPGEMCYRYWRDEEHLLQFYKDSADPEKTRAYLDKWVYGCKNHDDYIEKVGIERLKQLEKMIGGR; encoded by the coding sequence ATGAACATACTGGAATCGGGAATCGGTGAACTTTTTCAACCCCCGGACCCGGATGGCTTCCGGGAATGGGTTCACAAACACAAAAATACCAGAATGGTTTCAAAAGTGATGAGCGAACAGGAGGCGATAGCCCGCCTTGTTAAAGATGGCGACTACATCGGCACTGAACTTTACGGTACTGTTCGGGGCCCAATGTCCTTGATTCGCGAATTGGTACGACAGGGGAAAAAACACCTCCGGGTCGCAGGTCAGGGAATCCATGAAATCGACCTCCTGCTTGCCGCGGATATGGTTGACGCCCTTGACATCACCTATATCGGCTGGGAAGTGTACGGGATATCGCATATTTTACGCCGTGCCGTGGAATCGGGCCGGGTAAAGACCACCGAATGGTCCAATGCTGCCATCTCCTGGCGATTCAAAGCTGCGGCAATGGGTGTTCCATTTATCCCGGTCCGTTCAATGCTCGGCACCGACACCTTAAAATATTCTGCTGCCAAAGTGGTAGAAGACCCCTGGACGGGCAAACCCATCTGCCTTCTTCCCGCACTTTATCTTGATGTCGGATTCATCCATGTGCATCAGGCGGATGAATTTGGAAATTGCCGGATTGAGGGTATTTCTGGATTTGCCTTTGAACTTGCCCGGGCATCAAAAACCCTGATTGTATCAACTGAAGAAATCGTGCCCACCGAAGAAATACGGCGTTATCCGGAAAGGACCATCCTCCCCTACTATCTGGTCGATGCGGTTGTTTTAGCAAAATACGGCTCTCATCCCGGCGAGATGTGTTACCGCTACTGGCGGGATGAAGAACACCTTCTTCAATTTTACAAAGACTCTGCCGACCCCGAGAAAACCCGTGCCTATCTCGATAAATGGGTTTACGGATGCAAAAATCACGATGATTATATCGAGAAAGTTGGGATTGAAAGGTTAAAACAACTGGAAAAAATGATTGGAGGTCGTTAA
- a CDS encoding MotA/TolQ/ExbB proton channel family protein, with protein MIQEFKDGGGIMWFLLACAVLGIALTLERLFTIFIRMRVNVKKFSQQLLQTIDQNGIQAGVKLCDETPSPVAKVLKAALLKASEGKTVMEDAIVRAGATELAFLDRGMALLAGLTTVAPFFGFLGTVTGMISAFKAIAAVGEVDPTVVSSGIAEALITTKWGLIIAAPLSIVYILISSRINGYLRDMETAASELMDYLVTKSGVCKE; from the coding sequence ATGATACAGGAATTTAAAGATGGCGGCGGCATAATGTGGTTTCTTCTGGCGTGTGCCGTATTAGGCATCGCGTTGACGCTGGAGAGGCTGTTTACAATATTCATCCGGATGCGGGTGAATGTCAAAAAGTTCAGCCAGCAGTTATTACAGACAATCGACCAAAACGGCATCCAGGCTGGTGTGAAACTTTGCGACGAAACCCCCAGTCCGGTAGCCAAGGTTTTAAAGGCGGCGCTACTGAAAGCCAGTGAAGGTAAGACGGTGATGGAAGATGCGATTGTTCGTGCTGGAGCAACTGAACTGGCTTTTCTTGACCGCGGGATGGCACTGCTTGCTGGTTTGACTACGGTTGCGCCTTTCTTTGGTTTTCTCGGCACCGTTACCGGGATGATTAGCGCCTTTAAGGCGATTGCCGCAGTTGGTGAAGTTGACCCAACGGTTGTTTCCAGCGGTATTGCCGAAGCGCTGATTACCACGAAGTGGGGTTTGATTATCGCCGCACCCCTGTCAATCGTCTATATTTTGATTTCAAGCCGAATAAACGGCTATCTAAGGGATATGGAGACCGCGGCGAGCGAGTTGATGGACTATCTCGTAACCAAAAGTGGTGTCTGTAAGGAGTAA
- a CDS encoding biopolymer transporter ExbD → MALSLRPRTRGSSEPNIPTASTGDIAFLILIFFMSTSIFSREKGLKIVLPEKGAETKIKSENILTVAVNQTGQVLIGDRIVNVPEVHSLVREELDKNPELAVALRVSRSAPYQIMVEVFDQLKIAKAERISLVPVQEEGGGQ, encoded by the coding sequence ATGGCATTGAGTTTGCGGCCCCGGACAAGAGGTTCGAGTGAGCCGAACATTCCTACTGCTTCCACCGGTGATATTGCGTTTCTGATACTGATTTTCTTTATGTCAACCAGTATCTTCAGTCGCGAAAAGGGGTTGAAAATCGTACTTCCAGAAAAAGGTGCAGAAACGAAGATTAAGTCCGAAAACATCCTCACGGTTGCGGTCAATCAAACAGGACAGGTTTTGATTGGTGACCGGATTGTGAATGTCCCGGAGGTTCATTCCCTGGTCAGGGAAGAACTGGACAAAAATCCTGAACTGGCGGTGGCATTAAGAGTTAGTCGGTCTGCTCCCTATCAGATAATGGTTGAGGTTTTTGACCAGTTGAAAATTGCCAAAGCTGAGCGTATTAGTTTGGTTCCGGTGCAGGAAGAAGGGGGTGGGCAGTGA
- a CDS encoding biopolymer transporter ExbD — protein MKRIGERKIASPNIPTASTGDIAFLLIIFFMVATHFRTERGLKINLPQAEMTERILKRRNVAAVWVDATGRMTIQDNLVNPAMITAIMSEKVIENPELVVLLQADKDVKYGFVTDVLEALKDARAFKVTFATSYAKGGGG, from the coding sequence GTGAAACGGATTGGGGAAAGAAAGATTGCCTCACCCAACATCCCTACCGCTTCTACGGGTGATATCGCCTTTCTATTAATCATCTTCTTTATGGTTGCTACCCATTTCCGCACCGAACGAGGATTGAAGATAAATTTACCGCAGGCGGAGATGACGGAGCGTATTCTCAAACGGCGCAATGTGGCAGCAGTGTGGGTAGATGCGACCGGTAGAATGACGATTCAGGATAATCTGGTTAATCCAGCGATGATCACGGCGATAATGAGCGAGAAAGTAATTGAGAATCCAGAACTGGTAGTTCTTCTTCAGGCGGATAAAGATGTGAAATACGGATTTGTCACCGATGTGCTGGAGGCATTAAAGGATGCGCGAGCGTTTAAGGTTACATTTGCTACGAGTTATGCTAAAGGAGGAGGTGGATGA
- a CDS encoding energy transducer TonB — protein sequence MNDTTRNIATLEFEERYYAVAIRVALIAALVIAICAFLLLPKEFVVKPYQLRRSVEMVMENLPPVLEKIAEPPKVAKPSVPVAATSEAEVEATTVEATTFTEVTKRTEETDIPVVAFWKVEVKPNPINIPKPVYPDLARNAGIEGQCVVEALVDVDGSIIEARIIKSSGNQSLDAAAVEAAYKAKFTPAKQRDKAVRVWVSIPYRFTLQ from the coding sequence ATGAACGATACTACCAGAAATATTGCAACCTTGGAGTTTGAGGAACGCTACTATGCGGTGGCGATTCGGGTTGCACTAATAGCAGCATTGGTCATTGCGATTTGTGCTTTTCTACTTTTACCCAAAGAGTTTGTGGTAAAACCTTATCAACTGCGACGTTCGGTAGAGATGGTGATGGAGAATTTGCCACCGGTACTGGAAAAAATCGCTGAGCCGCCCAAGGTAGCAAAACCTTCGGTTCCAGTCGCAGCAACCAGTGAAGCCGAGGTTGAAGCCACCACGGTTGAGGCGACCACTTTTACCGAGGTGACCAAAAGAACTGAGGAGACCGATATTCCTGTTGTCGCTTTCTGGAAAGTAGAGGTAAAACCAAATCCGATAAACATTCCTAAGCCGGTTTACCCTGATTTGGCAAGAAATGCCGGAATTGAGGGACAGTGTGTAGTGGAAGCATTGGTTGATGTTGACGGCTCGATAATTGAAGCACGGATAATTAAGAGTTCGGGAAATCAGTCTTTGGATGCGGCGGCAGTCGAAGCTGCATACAAAGCGAAATTCACCCCGGCGAAACAGCGGGATAAGGCGGTGCGGGTGTGGGTGTCCATTCCTTACCGCTTTACCCTGCAGTAG
- a CDS encoding T9SS type A sorting domain-containing protein — translation MRSMYILMVLVPALVFAGNLQPVTVLPQEPAQVNGSAGALVPNRQATAPTAKIYTVGIVDTVGGTTYDWQFNGPVYRTIVNSLDYGLHVGWMFSASENPWPDRNMRYNFYDYTAGAWNWIDPDFMASGVGVYTARSGFGHLDADPVEGVAMFTAHLAGSSGNLIPVLGKDMAPGTGIFDFCRGEPNCDAYQWPPISIDGQQVVHCALIDAATTDQLYYTRVPTWCNWESPVSIVGSQPDPMFPDHNIAASKVSQKVCVTWVYSEGAPYEPAYYRISTDGGTTWGDPIELTPPPAYSGDTIASFHITSLFPWYDAEDRLHIVAGIIPSVRETLYIIPAEIWHWCPDNTPQWSKIHRAGCDPMNLQAGVGYNAAYACRPSIGQDRDGNLYVAWEQFDSSNVEPVTSVLRADIFAAASTDGGNTWLSAVKLTQAGTASCRFPCVADKMVDMNGARYMPVVYEIDQQAGFIVQGEGNSTNNPFVVQWVPVESLGVPYGIAEGARTPTRLELSANPNPFSNRTVISYALPQSGNVTLTLFDAAGRPVQTLFSGYRAAGRYAFNLNNSNLAAGVYFYTLTTGNSSVTKKLTVVR, via the coding sequence ATGCGCAGTATGTATATCCTGATGGTGCTGGTGCCAGCGCTTGTCTTTGCTGGCAACCTCCAGCCAGTCACGGTTCTACCTCAGGAACCGGCGCAGGTGAATGGGTCTGCAGGTGCACTTGTGCCAAACAGACAGGCGACAGCACCGACCGCAAAAATCTACACGGTAGGTATTGTAGATACCGTCGGCGGAACAACTTACGACTGGCAGTTCAATGGACCAGTTTACCGTACGATTGTAAACTCACTGGATTATGGACTCCATGTGGGTTGGATGTTTTCGGCATCAGAGAACCCCTGGCCTGATAGGAATATGCGCTACAACTTCTACGACTATACTGCTGGTGCCTGGAACTGGATTGACCCGGATTTTATGGCATCTGGTGTCGGTGTTTATACGGCACGCTCTGGCTTCGGTCATCTTGATGCTGACCCGGTAGAAGGAGTGGCGATGTTCACCGCTCATCTTGCCGGCTCGAGCGGGAACTTAATTCCGGTTCTGGGTAAGGATATGGCCCCAGGGACCGGAATTTTTGACTTCTGCCGTGGTGAGCCCAACTGCGATGCCTATCAATGGCCCCCGATTTCCATCGACGGTCAGCAGGTTGTACACTGTGCTTTGATTGATGCAGCGACAACCGACCAGTTGTACTACACCCGTGTTCCAACTTGGTGCAACTGGGAGTCACCGGTAAGCATTGTAGGCTCACAGCCTGACCCGATGTTTCCTGACCATAACATCGCCGCTTCCAAGGTGAGTCAGAAGGTGTGCGTTACCTGGGTGTATTCAGAAGGCGCGCCATATGAGCCAGCATACTACCGAATTTCCACCGATGGCGGCACAACCTGGGGAGACCCGATCGAACTTACTCCGCCGCCGGCATATTCTGGTGATACAATTGCTTCTTTCCATATTACATCACTTTTCCCGTGGTACGATGCTGAGGACCGCCTTCACATTGTTGCCGGAATAATCCCGAGTGTTAGAGAAACACTTTACATCATACCTGCGGAAATCTGGCACTGGTGTCCGGATAATACGCCGCAGTGGTCAAAGATTCATCGTGCCGGTTGTGACCCGATGAACCTTCAGGCGGGGGTTGGTTACAATGCCGCATATGCCTGCCGTCCCAGCATTGGTCAGGACCGTGATGGCAATCTCTATGTTGCCTGGGAGCAGTTTGACTCGTCCAATGTAGAACCGGTAACCAGTGTGCTCAGGGCGGACATTTTTGCTGCGGCATCTACAGATGGCGGTAATACCTGGTTGTCAGCGGTTAAACTGACTCAGGCGGGTACCGCATCTTGCAGATTCCCCTGCGTTGCGGACAAGATGGTGGATATGAATGGCGCCCGCTATATGCCCGTTGTGTATGAAATCGACCAGCAGGCAGGGTTTATTGTACAGGGAGAGGGTAATTCTACCAATAACCCGTTTGTGGTTCAGTGGGTGCCAGTTGAGTCTCTTGGCGTGCCTTACGGCATTGCAGAAGGAGCAAGAACGCCCACTCGTTTGGAACTGAGCGCAAATCCAAACCCATTCTCCAACCGAACGGTTATCTCTTATGCGCTACCACAGTCAGGAAATGTTACTCTTACGCTGTTTGATGCGGCGGGTCGGCCAGTTCAGACACTGTTCAGTGGATACCGCGCTGCCGGACGTTACGCCTTCAATCTAAACAACAGCAATCTTGCGGCTGGGGTTTATTTCTATACTCTCACTACCGGCAACTCTTCAGTGACGAAGAAGCTGACGGTAGTTCGGTAA
- a CDS encoding TonB-dependent receptor: MTKRIIGLFLVFVLLDIAQAGETGRIRGRVVDAKTGEPLIGANVLVEGTMLGAATDINGEYLISNVPAGNQTLVVSYVGYQTQRRSNVLVMVDQTIKEDFRLSPGTVEMGVVEVKGKREAIVRTDPTTSRYITTEEFTKMPVATLADIVRLQAGVVTSPAYGQHLRGGRPDEVMYYVDGVATSDPLFGYQAARVNPEATAEVVVISGGFDAEYGEAMSGIIQVITKEGRETMQGRFRMTTDEIFPAPLNFGDNRYEASIGGPLFGLKPLRYFVSGELYFSDDYNPMRYKLPHQERQDYKVTGKITYSLPLGQGLKLTTDGYVAREQYGLYPYDRESENHLGFKYNLDHFLSRRERVKKFNVSANHMLTKSTIYTLRLSYFGNERMIGIRDLERESNERNYSLRFWEDYIFKAEDTVRKDPEVIFHPMPGYVEQSKSNTNNPWGVYNLFYGFGDYRYFQLHWADVWTLKGDITHNIGKVHELKAGGELRQNYLHRRYNSLPWDPNPFVDLYDFSPIGAAFFVQDRMDFEDLVVRLGIRLDYLDPKAYKRANPADIEDTTMVRAMQKYKFSPRVGISFPITTKTKFRFSYGHFFQTPAYHFLYDNISSAAYARGNQIIGNVDLRAQQTIAYELGLEQQLTDVLVFDATAYYKDVFDLMGVRYQPAVPMGYYPIVNEEYGNIRGFEVGLQKLESNYWNARVSYGLSLARGTASYAYEWYYERYRYGVDPVTGEEMEPPRRDYALEFDERHNAKISVGCDFPEDFASVLLRQFNASLLFNYGSGLPYTPREVRRLNAGRPTAERNSARMPARFTADLNAAKYVKVGKFRLGLTCVVTNLFDNEVVQWVYGATGLPDDDGYIATYSPANWVLDPDVTLLNTGKYNPVRDVNHDGYITDTEEYIAYKLAYLDFVNNPVNYGPPRQIKVGLVFEF, translated from the coding sequence ATGACAAAGAGGATAATTGGGTTATTTCTTGTATTTGTATTGCTGGACATTGCCCAAGCAGGGGAAACAGGAAGAATTCGGGGTCGGGTTGTCGATGCCAAGACCGGGGAGCCACTTATCGGTGCGAATGTACTTGTTGAGGGAACAATGCTGGGCGCGGCAACCGACATCAATGGAGAGTATCTTATCAGCAATGTACCTGCCGGCAATCAAACACTGGTGGTTTCTTATGTGGGATACCAAACCCAGCGGCGTTCCAATGTTCTGGTAATGGTTGACCAGACAATTAAAGAGGACTTTCGCCTTTCTCCAGGAACGGTGGAAATGGGGGTAGTAGAGGTGAAAGGGAAAAGGGAGGCAATAGTACGTACCGACCCAACCACCAGCCGGTATATAACGACCGAAGAGTTTACCAAGATGCCGGTTGCAACCCTTGCTGACATTGTCCGGTTGCAAGCCGGTGTTGTTACCAGCCCGGCATACGGTCAGCATCTGCGTGGTGGTAGGCCCGATGAGGTGATGTATTATGTGGACGGTGTTGCTACTTCAGACCCGTTATTTGGGTATCAAGCGGCACGGGTCAATCCTGAAGCAACGGCTGAGGTAGTGGTAATTTCCGGCGGTTTTGATGCCGAGTACGGTGAGGCGATGTCCGGAATTATTCAGGTCATTACCAAAGAAGGTCGGGAAACTATGCAAGGTCGGTTCCGAATGACAACCGACGAAATATTTCCGGCGCCATTGAATTTCGGTGATAATCGTTATGAGGCATCAATCGGCGGCCCGCTTTTTGGGTTAAAGCCTTTGCGTTACTTCGTTTCGGGCGAGCTTTATTTTTCCGATGACTATAATCCAATGCGCTATAAATTGCCCCATCAGGAGCGACAGGATTATAAAGTGACCGGGAAGATAACCTACTCACTCCCATTAGGCCAAGGGTTGAAACTTACAACCGACGGTTATGTGGCACGGGAGCAGTACGGGCTTTATCCTTATGACCGGGAGAGCGAAAATCACCTCGGATTTAAATACAACCTCGACCATTTTCTTTCGCGCCGCGAACGGGTTAAGAAGTTCAATGTTTCTGCCAACCATATGCTGACCAAGTCGACGATATATACCCTGCGATTGAGTTATTTTGGCAATGAGCGAATGATTGGTATTCGTGACCTCGAACGCGAGTCCAACGAGCGCAACTATTCATTGCGTTTCTGGGAAGATTATATCTTTAAAGCTGAGGATACAGTGCGTAAAGACCCCGAGGTTATTTTTCACCCTATGCCGGGTTATGTTGAGCAGTCAAAATCCAATACCAACAACCCGTGGGGTGTCTACAACCTGTTCTACGGTTTTGGAGATTATCGGTATTTTCAGCTGCACTGGGCGGATGTGTGGACTTTGAAGGGAGACATTACGCACAATATTGGAAAGGTGCACGAGTTAAAAGCCGGTGGTGAATTACGCCAGAATTACCTGCACCGGCGTTACAACTCTTTGCCCTGGGACCCCAATCCGTTTGTTGACCTATATGATTTTAGTCCAATTGGAGCGGCTTTCTTTGTTCAGGACCGGATGGACTTCGAGGACTTAGTCGTTCGTCTTGGCATCCGACTTGATTACCTTGACCCGAAGGCTTACAAACGAGCAAACCCAGCGGATATTGAGGATACGACAATGGTTCGAGCGATGCAGAAGTATAAGTTTTCCCCGCGCGTTGGCATATCTTTTCCGATAACTACAAAGACCAAGTTTCGATTTAGTTATGGTCACTTTTTCCAGACTCCGGCTTATCACTTTCTTTACGACAACATTTCTTCGGCTGCCTATGCCCGGGGCAATCAGATAATCGGTAATGTCGATTTACGGGCACAGCAGACCATTGCCTACGAGTTGGGACTGGAACAGCAGCTTACAGATGTCCTGGTATTTGATGCAACTGCATATTACAAGGATGTTTTTGACCTTATGGGTGTGCGTTATCAACCCGCCGTGCCAATGGGTTACTATCCAATTGTGAATGAAGAGTATGGTAACATACGGGGTTTTGAAGTCGGGTTGCAGAAGCTGGAGTCCAATTACTGGAATGCTCGGGTATCGTACGGGTTATCGCTGGCGCGGGGTACTGCTTCTTATGCCTACGAGTGGTACTATGAGCGTTATCGGTATGGGGTAGACCCAGTAACCGGCGAAGAAATGGAGCCACCGCGGCGGGATTACGCTCTGGAGTTTGACGAACGGCACAACGCAAAGATTTCCGTCGGCTGTGACTTTCCTGAAGACTTTGCGTCAGTTCTCCTTCGGCAGTTTAATGCTTCGCTCCTTTTTAACTACGGTTCAGGATTGCCTTACACGCCGCGCGAAGTCCGGAGGTTGAACGCGGGAAGGCCAACTGCAGAACGTAACTCAGCTCGCATGCCAGCAAGATTTACTGCGGACCTTAATGCCGCCAAGTATGTAAAGGTTGGCAAGTTTAGACTGGGATTAACCTGCGTCGTTACGAACCTGTTTGATAACGAGGTTGTACAGTGGGTATATGGAGCAACCGGTTTACCTGATGATGACGGCTACATTGCAACCTATTCACCAGCGAACTGGGTCCTTGACCCTGATGTTACACTGTTGAATACCGGAAAGTACAATCCAGTACGGGATGTTAATCATGATGGCTACATTACCGATACTGAAGAGTATATCGCATATAAGCTTGCTTATCTTGACTTTGTCAACAATCCGGTTAACTATGGTCCACCCCGACAGATTAAAGTTGGCTTGGTGTTTGAGTTTTAG
- a CDS encoding PorV/PorQ family protein — MELGKKLTVITLVFVVVAPAFAAFTKVGMAGLPFLKIGVGRGTGMGEAFVAIANDASATYWNPAGLALVPNRQLVLNHIDWINDISHEFIAAVVPSNLGSFGISVTALSLGQFEETTVDEYQGTGKTFTGADLAAGISYARMFTDKLCFGLTAKFVSEKIWNVGTSGIAFDFGVHYNTGWRNLRMGMVIANFGPDLHYSGSQLNFTYDPDWEWPWTREPIPATYLTETFPLPVLFRLGLAYDIFSSDASTLTAAVDLNHFNDVNEKVNIGLEYRTGAFALRGGYILNTDVNYAADLRWETGISFGAGFRVKPSSNLALGLDYGYRNLGRLGMSHRLTLGVDF; from the coding sequence ATGGAACTTGGGAAAAAATTAACAGTTATCACGCTTGTCTTTGTCGTTGTTGCACCTGCCTTCGCTGCCTTCACCAAAGTTGGTATGGCGGGATTACCCTTTTTAAAGATTGGCGTTGGTCGAGGGACTGGAATGGGAGAAGCATTTGTGGCGATAGCGAATGATGCTTCAGCTACTTACTGGAATCCTGCGGGTTTAGCACTCGTTCCCAACCGCCAGTTGGTTTTGAATCACATAGACTGGATTAACGACATCAGCCACGAGTTCATTGCTGCGGTTGTGCCGTCAAATCTGGGGAGTTTTGGCATTTCGGTTACAGCGCTTTCACTCGGTCAGTTTGAGGAAACAACAGTTGACGAGTATCAAGGTACAGGTAAAACCTTTACTGGTGCGGACCTCGCAGCGGGAATTTCTTATGCTCGAATGTTTACTGATAAATTGTGCTTCGGGTTAACCGCTAAATTCGTCTCGGAGAAAATCTGGAATGTCGGAACAAGCGGAATCGCGTTTGATTTCGGAGTACACTATAACACCGGCTGGCGGAATTTGCGAATGGGGATGGTGATTGCCAATTTTGGTCCAGACTTGCACTATTCAGGCAGTCAACTCAACTTTACTTACGACCCAGACTGGGAATGGCCCTGGACCAGAGAGCCGATACCGGCGACATATCTTACTGAAACCTTCCCGTTGCCAGTTTTATTCCGCTTGGGACTTGCCTACGATATCTTTAGCAGTGATGCCAGCACACTGACCGCGGCGGTTGATTTAAACCATTTCAACGATGTGAACGAAAAAGTAAATATCGGGCTGGAATACCGAACTGGTGCCTTCGCACTACGGGGTGGATATATACTCAACACCGATGTCAACTACGCAGCAGACCTTCGTTGGGAAACCGGAATTTCGTTTGGAGCGGGATTTCGGGTTAAGCCAAGTTCCAATCTTGCTCTTGGGCTGGATTACGGATATCGGAATCTTGGAAGATTAGGAATGTCCCATCGGTTGACACTCGGGGTGGATTTTTAA